One region of Sphingomonas kaistensis genomic DNA includes:
- a CDS encoding heme lyase CcmF/NrfE family subunit codes for MIAEAGLAALWLAFSLALLQFGLAVVGNRLGDLKTLVAPVAVAQGLLTLLSFALLIWLFLRTDTSVQLVAANSHSAKPFIYRFSGAWGNHEGSMLLWVTVLSAAGALLALVERRLPERSLRATLGAQALLALGFFGFLLIASNPFTRLDPAPLQGQGLNPLLQDPGLAFHPPTLYLGYVGLSVAFSLAVGALVTREVGPAMARAMRPWVLGAWVLLTIGIVAGSYWAYYELGWGGWWFWDPVENASLMPWLAATALLHSINVLAARGSLRAWTVMLAVVAFSMSMIGTFLVRSGILTSVHSFAVDPTRGSFILGLLIFYTGGALLLFALRIASVREGARFEIVSREGALVANNLILSVILGTVFVGTLYPVAVEAMSGEKISVGPPYFNAVTGPLVVILAVLLFIGPLLRWRRDTRPNLRRVAMPAVVTAVAFALTFIDPAMNLLPRLGLSFAAGLAVASFLPLAGRDLRRTPLTIWGMVISHLGIAVAMTGAAADASLTRETLAAARIGEVLTVGPWKVRFNGVDPVAGPNWTAVEGHLVATRGSTSIRLDPQSRYFSSPPTETNEAAIITRLDGQLYTVIGKREGDRWQMRLWWKPMVTFIWLGGALIALGGLLALIGRLRRERGRPLPLAEAQT; via the coding sequence GTGATCGCCGAGGCCGGGCTTGCCGCGCTGTGGCTGGCTTTTTCGCTGGCGCTCCTGCAGTTCGGGCTGGCGGTGGTGGGCAATCGCCTCGGCGACCTGAAAACCCTGGTCGCGCCGGTCGCGGTGGCGCAGGGGTTGCTCACGCTGCTGTCCTTTGCGCTGCTGATCTGGCTGTTCCTGCGCACCGACACCAGCGTCCAGCTGGTCGCCGCCAACAGCCACAGCGCCAAGCCCTTCATCTACCGTTTTTCGGGCGCGTGGGGGAATCATGAAGGCTCGATGCTGCTGTGGGTGACCGTGCTGTCCGCCGCCGGTGCGCTTCTGGCACTGGTCGAGCGGCGGCTGCCCGAGCGGAGCCTGCGTGCGACGCTGGGGGCGCAGGCGCTTCTGGCGCTCGGCTTCTTCGGCTTCCTGCTGATCGCCTCCAACCCGTTCACCCGGCTCGATCCAGCGCCGCTGCAGGGGCAGGGGCTGAACCCGCTGCTTCAGGACCCCGGCCTCGCCTTCCATCCGCCCACGCTCTACCTCGGCTACGTCGGATTGAGCGTCGCCTTCAGCCTCGCGGTGGGGGCGCTGGTTACCCGCGAGGTCGGGCCCGCGATGGCCCGGGCGATGCGGCCGTGGGTGCTCGGCGCCTGGGTGCTGCTCACCATCGGGATCGTCGCCGGCAGCTACTGGGCTTATTACGAACTCGGCTGGGGCGGCTGGTGGTTCTGGGACCCGGTCGAGAATGCCTCGCTGATGCCGTGGCTCGCCGCCACCGCCTTGCTCCACTCGATCAACGTGCTGGCGGCCCGCGGCTCGCTCAGAGCGTGGACGGTGATGCTTGCCGTTGTCGCATTCTCCATGTCGATGATCGGCACCTTCCTGGTTCGCTCGGGCATCCTGACCAGCGTCCACAGTTTCGCGGTCGATCCGACCCGCGGCAGCTTCATCCTCGGCCTGCTGATCTTCTACACCGGCGGCGCGCTGTTGCTGTTCGCGCTGCGCATCGCGTCGGTTCGCGAAGGCGCGCGATTCGAGATCGTCAGCCGCGAAGGCGCGCTGGTCGCCAACAATCTCATCCTGTCGGTCATCCTCGGCACCGTGTTCGTGGGCACGCTCTACCCCGTCGCGGTCGAGGCGATGTCGGGGGAGAAGATCTCGGTCGGCCCGCCCTATTTTAATGCGGTGACCGGGCCGCTGGTCGTGATCCTCGCGGTCCTGCTGTTCATCGGTCCGCTGCTCCGCTGGCGGCGCGATACCCGGCCCAACCTGCGGCGCGTCGCCATGCCTGCGGTTGTCACCGCCGTTGCCTTTGCGCTGACCTTCATCGACCCGGCCATGAACCTGCTTCCGCGCCTTGGCCTGTCCTTTGCGGCGGGCCTTGCCGTGGCCAGCTTCCTGCCGCTTGCCGGACGTGACCTGCGGCGCACTCCGCTGACCATCTGGGGCATGGTGATCAGCCACCTCGGCATTGCCGTGGCGATGACCGGCGCCGCCGCCGATGCCTCGCTGACCCGCGAGACGCTGGCCGCGGCACGGATCGGCGAGGTACTAACCGTCGGCCCGTGGAAGGTGCGCTTCAACGGGGTCGACCCGGTCGCCGGGCCGAACTGGACCGCGGTCGAGGGGCACCTGGTCGCCACGCGCGGCAGCACCTCGATCCGGCTCGATCCGCAGAGCCGCTATTTCAGCTCGCCGCCGACCGAGACCAACGAAGCGGCGATCATCACGCGCCTCGACGGGCAGCTCTACACCGTGATCGGCAAGCGCGAGGGCGACCGCTGGCAGATGCGCCTGTGGTGGAAGCCGATGGTCACCTTCATCTGGCTGGGGGGCGCGTTGATCGCCCTGGGCGGCCTGCTTGCGCTGATCGGCCGCCTGCGCCGGGAGCGTGGCCGTCCACTGCCGCTTGCCGAGGCTCAGACGTGA
- a CDS encoding tetratricopeptide repeat protein has protein sequence MGFLWLFVLLAATAAGLWVAGRLRGAALQVTLAALMLGAAGYALQGRPDLAGTPREGGLSRPAVPLTEARQAMLGTFTAGERYLLIADSFARRGNTTEELGAIRAGLRERPDDLALRIGLANALVDHAQMITPAAELAFERARQLAPRHPAPLFFEGLARARSGDLERSLTLFRAALALTPPGTSYRPMIEQGVSMVSDSLAEQQMVPGRAGGQGSAPPQPSRP, from the coding sequence ATGGGCTTTCTGTGGTTGTTCGTGCTGCTTGCGGCCACCGCCGCCGGGCTTTGGGTTGCCGGCAGGCTGCGCGGCGCGGCGCTGCAGGTGACACTTGCGGCACTTATGCTGGGCGCTGCCGGCTACGCGCTGCAAGGCCGTCCCGATCTTGCCGGAACGCCGCGCGAAGGGGGGCTCAGCCGACCGGCGGTGCCACTGACCGAGGCCCGCCAGGCGATGCTCGGCACATTCACCGCGGGCGAGCGCTACCTGCTGATCGCCGACAGCTTTGCCCGCCGCGGCAACACGACCGAGGAACTGGGGGCGATCAGGGCCGGCCTTCGCGAGCGGCCCGACGATCTTGCCTTGAGAATCGGACTTGCCAACGCGCTCGTCGATCACGCCCAGATGATCACTCCGGCGGCCGAACTCGCCTTCGAACGCGCGCGTCAGCTGGCGCCCCGCCATCCCGCGCCGCTGTTCTTCGAAGGCCTCGCGCGGGCCAGGTCCGGCGATCTGGAGCGTAGCCTGACATTGTTCCGGGCGGCGCTTGCGCTGACTCCGCCGGGAACCAGTTACCGCCCGATGATCGAGCAAGGCGTCTCGATGGTCAGCGACAGCCTGGCCGAGCAGCAGATGGTGCCGGGCCGGGCCGGCGGGCAGGGCAGTGCTCCGCCGCAGCCGTCCCGTCCCTGA
- a CDS encoding DsbE family thiol:disulfide interchange protein, translating into MSRRAWLLVPLLLFVGFVAAAAWRLSAPPDTSIRSRMVGRQVPAFVTEPMLPGRPGLAAASLGQGKPRLVNFFASWCVPCIAEAPVLLDLQKRGVTIEAIALRDQPKDVEEFLASYGDPFTAIGSDPVGEAQIAFGSSGVPESFIVDGKGVIRYQHIGPIAPEQVAEVMAEWEKAR; encoded by the coding sequence GTGAGTCGCCGGGCCTGGCTGCTCGTCCCGCTGTTGCTGTTCGTCGGCTTTGTCGCGGCGGCGGCGTGGCGGCTGAGCGCGCCGCCCGACACGTCGATCCGCTCGCGGATGGTGGGGCGGCAGGTTCCGGCCTTCGTGACGGAGCCGATGCTGCCGGGCCGACCCGGGCTTGCCGCCGCCAGCCTCGGGCAGGGCAAGCCCCGGCTGGTCAATTTCTTCGCCAGCTGGTGCGTTCCGTGCATCGCCGAAGCGCCGGTCCTGCTCGATCTCCAGAAGCGCGGCGTGACGATCGAGGCCATCGCGCTGCGGGATCAGCCGAAGGACGTCGAGGAGTTCCTTGCCAGCTACGGCGATCCCTTCACCGCCATCGGCAGCGACCCGGTCGGGGAAGCGCAAATCGCCTTCGGTTCGTCCGGGGTCCCGGAAAGCTTCATCGTCGATGGCAAGGGCGTCATCCGCTACCAGCATATCGGACCGATCGCGCCCGAGCAGGTGGCCGAGGTGATGGCCGAGTGGGAGAAGGCGCGTTGA
- a CDS encoding cytochrome c-type biogenesis protein, which yields MSALRLMLAVLALAFGVTPALADSNRPPAPYAYKQLADPAKEARATELMAELRCLVCQGQSIHDSDAEMAGDMRHLVRTRIEAGESPDKIRSFLIDRYGSWVSYQPRLDRDTFVLWMAPLALLAAGVFLVVRRLKVRR from the coding sequence ATGTCTGCGCTTCGCCTCATGCTGGCGGTGCTTGCGCTTGCCTTCGGCGTGACCCCCGCGCTGGCCGATTCCAATCGTCCTCCTGCCCCCTACGCCTACAAGCAGCTCGCGGACCCGGCCAAGGAAGCCCGGGCGACCGAGCTGATGGCCGAACTGCGCTGCCTCGTCTGCCAGGGTCAGTCGATCCATGACAGCGATGCCGAAATGGCCGGCGACATGCGCCACCTGGTGCGGACCCGGATCGAGGCCGGCGAGAGCCCCGATAAGATCCGTTCCTTCCTGATCGATCGCTACGGCAGCTGGGTGAGCTACCAGCCGCGGCTCGATCGCGACACGTTTGTCCTGTGGATGGCGCCGCTGGCCCTGCTGGCGGCGGGCGTTTTCCTGGTCGTGCGCCGACTGAAGGTTCGCCGCTGA
- a CDS encoding DUF3072 domain-containing protein codes for MTTKPDTDPKAHPTGNAVKDPDHWTTGGEPMTGAQASYLQTLSEEAGKEFDPELSKAEASKEIDALQGETGRGE; via the coding sequence ATGACGACGAAGCCCGACACCGATCCCAAGGCGCATCCGACCGGCAACGCGGTCAAGGATCCCGATCACTGGACCACCGGCGGCGAGCCGATGACGGGGGCGCAGGCCTCCTATCTCCAGACGCTGAGCGAAGAAGCCGGCAAGGAATTCGATCCCGAACTCTCCAAGGCGGAAGCCTCGAAGGAGATCGACGCGCTCCAGGGCGAAACCGGACGCGGCGAGTAG
- a CDS encoding potassium transporter Kup, with translation MNVTAEGAAQPAPQAVTEDSHGHHVQGSLAKLMLGAAGVVFGDIGTSPIYAFRETFAGHHTLEPDQLHIFGVLSLIFWSMMIIVTLKYVTIIMRADNKGEGGSLALLALINRSTGTTRRWTGGIVMLGVFATALFYGDSMITPAISVLSAVEGLKTVNGAFEPYVIPLCIGILVGLFMIQSRGTAKVGNLFGPVMIVYFVTLAVLGTTHLVAAPGLLLEMLNPLNALYFYYQEPLPAFIAMGSVVLAVTGAEALYADMGHFGKRPIRYAWIFVIVALLLNYLGQGAMLLQQSPEQARELVKNPFFFLAPESLRLPLVLLATCATVIASQAVITGAFSVTQQAIQLGFIPRLRILQTSESAKGQIYIPVVNWALMVAVVLLVVSFGSSSNLAAAYGIAVTGAMFIDTLLLAVVFFSLWKWPAWKAVPLLALFLLVDILYFGANLLKVPDGGWVPLVVGVIGFTLLTTWAKGRKLMLDRMAEASLPMEVFVKSAANSATRVPGTAVFMTSSAKGVPHALLHNLKHNKVLHERVMLLTVRIEDVPYVREERRLETEDYTNGFFRVVLRYGFMEELDVPTQLGKLQDCGPVCRMMDTSFFLARQTLISTARPGMASWRERLFAWMLRNSESAMEFFKLPPNRVVELGSQVEI, from the coding sequence ATGAACGTCACCGCTGAAGGCGCTGCCCAGCCCGCCCCCCAGGCGGTGACCGAGGACAGCCATGGCCATCATGTCCAGGGTTCGCTCGCCAAGCTGATGCTTGGCGCGGCGGGCGTGGTGTTCGGCGACATCGGTACCTCGCCCATCTACGCCTTCCGCGAAACCTTCGCCGGCCATCACACGCTGGAGCCCGACCAGCTTCACATCTTCGGCGTGCTGAGCCTCATCTTCTGGTCGATGATGATCATCGTGACGCTGAAATACGTCACCATCATCATGCGCGCCGACAACAAGGGCGAGGGCGGAAGCCTGGCGTTGCTGGCCCTGATCAACCGTTCGACTGGGACCACCCGGCGCTGGACCGGCGGGATCGTCATGCTGGGCGTGTTCGCAACCGCCCTGTTCTACGGCGACAGCATGATCACCCCGGCGATTTCGGTGCTGTCGGCGGTGGAGGGGCTGAAGACGGTCAACGGGGCCTTCGAGCCCTACGTCATCCCGCTCTGCATCGGCATCCTGGTCGGCCTGTTCATGATCCAGAGCCGGGGCACGGCCAAGGTCGGCAATCTGTTCGGTCCGGTGATGATCGTCTATTTCGTCACCCTAGCGGTGCTCGGGACGACCCACCTCGTGGCGGCGCCCGGCTTGTTGCTGGAGATGCTCAATCCGCTGAACGCGCTCTATTTCTACTATCAGGAGCCGCTTCCGGCCTTCATCGCAATGGGGTCGGTGGTGCTGGCGGTAACGGGCGCCGAGGCGCTTTACGCCGACATGGGACACTTCGGTAAGCGGCCGATCCGCTATGCCTGGATCTTCGTCATCGTGGCCCTGCTGCTCAACTATCTCGGGCAGGGCGCCATGCTCCTCCAGCAATCGCCCGAACAGGCCCGCGAGCTGGTCAAGAACCCGTTCTTCTTCCTCGCGCCCGAAAGCCTGCGCCTGCCGCTGGTGCTGCTTGCGACCTGCGCCACGGTGATCGCCAGCCAGGCGGTGATCACCGGCGCCTTTTCGGTCACCCAGCAGGCGATCCAGCTCGGCTTCATCCCGCGCCTCAGGATCCTTCAGACCAGCGAGTCGGCCAAGGGCCAGATCTACATTCCGGTGGTGAACTGGGCGCTGATGGTCGCCGTGGTGCTGCTGGTGGTAAGCTTCGGCAGCTCCTCGAACCTTGCCGCCGCCTACGGGATCGCGGTGACCGGCGCGATGTTCATCGACACGCTGCTGCTGGCGGTGGTGTTCTTCTCGCTGTGGAAGTGGCCGGCGTGGAAGGCCGTGCCGCTGCTGGCGCTCTTCCTGCTGGTCGATATCCTGTATTTCGGCGCCAACCTCCTCAAGGTGCCGGACGGCGGCTGGGTGCCGCTGGTGGTGGGCGTGATCGGCTTCACCCTGCTCACGACCTGGGCCAAGGGCCGCAAGCTGATGCTCGACCGCATGGCCGAGGCGAGCTTGCCGATGGAAGTGTTCGTGAAGTCGGCCGCCAACAGCGCCACCCGCGTTCCCGGTACCGCGGTGTTCATGACCTCCAGCGCAAAGGGCGTGCCCCATGCGCTGCTGCACAACCTCAAGCACAACAAGGTGCTGCACGAGCGGGTGATGCTGCTGACCGTCCGGATCGAGGACGTGCCCTATGTCCGCGAGGAGCGCCGGCTGGAGACGGAGGATTATACCAACGGCTTCTTCCGGGTGGTCCTGCGCTACGGCTTCATGGAAGAGCTCGACGTCCCGACCCAGCTCGGCAAGCTTCAGGATTGCGGGCCGGTGTGCCGGATGATGGACACCAGTTTCTTCCTTGCCCGGCAGACCCTGATCTCGACCGCCCGGCCTGGCATGGCGAGCTGGCGCGAGCGTCTGTTCGCGTGGATGCTGCGCAATTCGGAAAGCGCGATGGAGTTCTTTAAGCTGCCGCCGAACCGCGTCGTCGAGCTTGGGAGCCAGGTGGAGATTTAG
- the ald gene encoding alanine dehydrogenase encodes MRVGVPKEIKNHEYRVGLTPASVKELVAAGHELFVETGAGKGIDCPDSAYVKAGATILPDAAAVFETAEMIVKVKEPQASEIAMIKPHHLLFTYLHLAADKPQAEGLMKSGATCIAYETVTSRSGALPLLKPMSEVAGRLSIQVGAHYLEKAQGGRGVLLGGVPGVAPAKVAILGGGVSGVNAAQMAVGMRADVTIYDISNERLAELDMFFGSQIKTAYASRDAIARAVEEAELVIGAVLVPGAAAPKLVTREMLKTMKRGSVLVDIAIDQGGCFETSHATTHADPVYEVDGVIHYCVANMPGAVARTSAFALNNATLPFALKLANLGAEAAMKADPHLANGLNVSGGKIRHQAVAEALDLEFVPV; translated from the coding sequence ATGCGTGTCGGCGTGCCCAAGGAAATCAAGAACCACGAGTATAGAGTCGGCCTGACCCCGGCTTCCGTCAAGGAGCTGGTTGCGGCCGGCCACGAGCTGTTCGTCGAGACGGGTGCCGGCAAGGGCATCGATTGCCCCGACAGTGCTTATGTGAAGGCTGGCGCGACCATCCTGCCCGACGCCGCCGCGGTGTTCGAGACGGCCGAGATGATCGTCAAGGTCAAGGAGCCGCAGGCGAGCGAGATCGCGATGATCAAGCCGCACCACCTGCTGTTCACCTATCTCCACCTCGCCGCCGACAAGCCGCAGGCCGAGGGACTGATGAAGTCCGGCGCGACCTGCATCGCCTATGAAACGGTGACCTCACGCTCGGGCGCGCTGCCGCTGCTCAAGCCTATGAGCGAAGTCGCGGGCCGACTCAGCATTCAGGTCGGCGCGCACTACCTTGAAAAGGCCCAGGGCGGTCGCGGCGTGCTGCTCGGCGGCGTTCCCGGAGTTGCCCCGGCCAAGGTCGCGATCCTCGGCGGCGGCGTCAGCGGCGTCAATGCGGCGCAGATGGCGGTCGGCATGCGCGCGGACGTCACCATCTACGACATTTCGAACGAGCGCCTGGCCGAGCTCGACATGTTCTTCGGCAGCCAGATCAAGACCGCTTATGCCAGCCGTGACGCCATTGCGCGCGCGGTCGAGGAAGCGGAGCTGGTGATCGGCGCAGTGCTGGTGCCCGGTGCCGCGGCGCCCAAGCTCGTCACCCGCGAGATGCTCAAGACCATGAAGCGCGGCTCGGTGCTGGTCGACATCGCGATCGATCAGGGCGGCTGCTTCGAAACCAGCCACGCCACCACCCACGCCGACCCGGTCTACGAGGTCGATGGCGTGATCCATTATTGCGTCGCCAACATGCCGGGCGCGGTGGCCCGTACCAGTGCCTTCGCGCTAAACAACGCCACCCTGCCCTTCGCCCTCAAGCTCGCCAACCTGGGCGCGGAAGCCGCGATGAAGGCCGACCCGCATCTCGCCAACGGGCTCAACGTCAGCGGCGGCAAGATCCGCCATCAGGCCGTCGCCGAAGCGCTCGACCTCGAGTTCGTGCCGGTCTAA
- the ccmE gene encoding cytochrome c maturation protein CcmE gives MTLAPKHQRLVLVLLAVAALIGAVMLAMWGLSDRAAYFRTPQDVAAGRAEVGVPLRLGGMVQKGSIQRMPDGVSVAFVLTDGVGQVPVRFTGIVPDLFKENSGAIAEGQLGRDGTFVADNILAKHDERYMPPQMGNQAAEMMTRETAK, from the coding sequence ATGACACTAGCGCCCAAGCACCAGAGACTGGTGCTGGTCCTGCTGGCGGTGGCGGCGCTGATCGGCGCCGTGATGCTGGCGATGTGGGGCCTGTCCGACCGCGCCGCCTACTTCCGCACCCCGCAGGATGTCGCCGCAGGCCGGGCCGAGGTCGGCGTTCCGCTGCGGCTTGGCGGGATGGTCCAGAAGGGCTCGATCCAGCGGATGCCGGACGGGGTCAGCGTGGCCTTCGTCCTGACCGACGGCGTGGGCCAGGTACCCGTCCGCTTCACCGGCATCGTCCCCGACCTGTTCAAGGAGAATAGCGGCGCGATTGCCGAGGGGCAGCTCGGCCGCGACGGGACCTTCGTCGCCGACAACATCCTCGCCAAGCATGACGAGCGCTACATGCCCCCGCAGATGGGCAACCAAGCGGCGGAGATGATGACCCGGGAGACCGCCAAGTGA
- a CDS encoding PRC-barrel domain-containing protein: MDQTASWIATAATIIAACFTASNLGSRITGIGFIIFTIGSIAWFATGVLTGQPALVWTNAVMTLLNLFGVYRWLGRQAKLEEGATKAAEASASAPGDDLFPASSLTASRLLGRSGETLGNTVDAMLSCDGGRLRYLVVAQGGVAGVGETLRRVDWRYAGVSEGAVKTDLSPEQFERLPELQKDNWPGR, translated from the coding sequence ATGGATCAAACCGCCTCGTGGATCGCCACCGCCGCGACCATCATCGCCGCCTGCTTCACCGCCTCTAACCTCGGCAGCCGGATCACCGGCATCGGCTTCATCATCTTCACGATCGGGTCGATCGCCTGGTTCGCGACCGGGGTGCTGACGGGGCAGCCGGCACTGGTATGGACCAATGCCGTGATGACCCTGCTCAACCTGTTCGGCGTCTATCGCTGGCTGGGGCGGCAGGCCAAGCTGGAGGAAGGGGCGACCAAGGCGGCCGAGGCCAGCGCATCGGCGCCGGGTGACGACCTGTTCCCCGCGTCCAGCCTGACCGCCTCACGCCTGCTCGGCCGAAGCGGCGAGACGCTCGGCAACACGGTCGATGCGATGCTGAGCTGTGACGGCGGGCGGTTGCGCTACCTAGTGGTCGCACAAGGCGGGGTGGCCGGCGTGGGCGAAACGCTGCGCCGGGTCGACTGGCGCTACGCGGGGGTTTCCGAGGGAGCGGTGAAGACCGATTTGTCGCCAGAGCAGTTCGAACGGCTGCCCGAGCTCCAGAAGGACAATTGGCCCGGACGATGA
- the ccmC gene encoding heme ABC transporter permease CcmC yields MHRFANPARFLKIAKPATAWLLGIGLVLSAIGIVGALFLMPPDYLQGQTVRILHIHVPAAWLGMGGWTGIAVASAAQIIWRHPLAGVAARAIAPAGAMFAFLCLATGSIWGRPTWGTWWEWDGRLTSMLVLFFLYCGYMALAAAEKERGPDGRAAPLFGLIGAVNIPIIHFSVQWWNTLHQGESIQLTGTTIAPQILWPLFFTLFGFSALFGAIVLLRMRTELAATKIEARLRRTAAA; encoded by the coding sequence ATGCATCGCTTCGCCAACCCCGCCCGTTTCCTCAAGATCGCGAAGCCGGCCACAGCGTGGCTGCTGGGGATCGGGCTTGTCCTGAGCGCCATCGGCATCGTCGGGGCGCTGTTCCTGATGCCGCCGGACTATCTGCAGGGGCAGACCGTGCGGATCCTCCACATCCATGTTCCCGCAGCCTGGCTCGGGATGGGCGGCTGGACCGGCATTGCCGTGGCGTCCGCAGCGCAGATCATCTGGCGCCATCCGCTTGCCGGCGTGGCCGCGCGGGCCATTGCTCCGGCGGGCGCGATGTTCGCCTTCCTGTGCCTTGCCACCGGCTCGATCTGGGGCCGGCCGACGTGGGGAACCTGGTGGGAATGGGACGGGCGGCTGACCAGCATGTTGGTCCTGTTCTTCCTTTACTGCGGCTACATGGCGCTGGCCGCTGCCGAGAAGGAAAGGGGCCCCGACGGCCGTGCGGCGCCGCTTTTCGGCCTGATCGGAGCAGTCAACATTCCGATCATCCATTTCTCGGTCCAGTGGTGGAACACGCTTCACCAGGGCGAGAGCATCCAGCTGACCGGGACCACCATTGCGCCGCAGATACTGTGGCCGCTTTTCTTCACCCTGTTCGGCTTCTCCGCCCTGTTCGGCGCGATCGTGCTGCTGCGGATGCGGACCGAGCTTGCCGCCACCAAGATCGAGGCGCGGCTGCGCCGGACGGCGGCGGCATGA